CGGCGAGATCCTGGTCCGCGCCGAGGCCACCAGCATCAACCCGGTCGACGTGAAGACCCGCGCCGGGGTGGACCGGCCCAACCCCGCGATCGGGTTTCCCATGACGCTCGGCTGGGACCTGGCCGGCACGGTGGAAGCGGTCGGCGACGGGGTCACCCGGTTCCGGCCGGGGGACCGGGTGGTGGCCATGTCAGCCCAGATCGCCACCGGCCTGGGCACCTGGGCGGACCTGGTGGCCCTGCCCGAATCCCTGGCCGCCCACGCCCCGGAAACCGTGCCCCCGGTGGAGGCGGCGTGCCTGCCGCTGGCGGGACTGACCGCGGTCCAAGCGCTGGAGCCGCTACGGCTGAAGGAAGGGCAGCGGCTGCTGGTGATCGGAGCGGCTGGTGCCGTCGGCGGCCTCGCGGTCCAGCTCGCCGCGGCCTCCGGCGTCGCGGTGACGGGCCTGGTCTCCCGTCCCGGACACGTTCAGGCCGTGCTGGAACTGGGGGCCGAGGAGGCGACCCACGAGCCGGAGAGGCTGCCGGCGGGCGGGTTCGACGCGGTGCTGGACACCGCCGGGTTCGCCCAGCCGGATGCGGTGGCGGACGGCGGCCGGTACGTCAGCATCGTGCCCGGCAGCCTGCCCGGGTTCGACGGCCGGCCGGTGGACGCGCGCATGAACTTCGTCGAGCAAAGCGGCGAGCAGCTCGGCGAGCTCGCCCGCCTGGTGGAAGCCGGAGACCTGCGCCTGCGGGTGGCGGCCACGCTTCGGATCGACCAGATCCGGGCGGCCCACGAGCTGTTCGAACGGGGTGGCCACCTCGGCAAGATCTGCCTGACGTTCTGACCCGTACACCACCGGGGGCCGCGGCCGGAGCGCTTGCGGCCCCCGGCGCTGTTAACAAGATATTTTCACAGAAAATGTATGTGCATCATTGAAAAATAGAAGCTTCCCCCCTACGTTGAAGAACGGATCCAGGGACGTGATCCACCCGGGCGAAGACGCCCCGCCCGGGAGACCTGCCCCTTCCGGTGTCCCGCGACGGAGGGGTCCACCTAACTTGCGACTCTGGGGGGATTTCCTTGAGGAACCAGTTATCGGCCGCAGCTTCCCTGGCGTCTGCGGCGCCCCGCATCGGCCTCCACCGCTCAACCGGCCCGAGCAGGGCCTGGGAGATCCGCACGGTCAAGCCCGTCACCTACACCGTGCGCCTGGTCGACGACCTCTTCGGCCTGAACTCGACCGACCTCGTGAAGGCGGGCCAGACCCGGCGCGTCTCCCGGATCCGACGTTTCGTCGTCCTCGACGCCGAGGTCGACTGGTATCACGGTGACCGGATCCGCAAGTACTTCGACCACCACAACGTGGAGACACGCTTCTGCGTGATCCGCGTCAACGAGCAGCTCAAGACCGTCGACACCCTGCTCGACGTGTGCCGCCAGCTCGACGAGTTCGGCATCAACCGCCGGGTGGAGCCGATCATCGCGATCGGCGGGGGCGTGCTCTGCGACGTGGTCGGCCTGCTCGCCAGCCTGTACCGCCGCGGCACCCCGTACGTCCGCGTCCCGACGACGCTCGTCGGGCTCGTCGACGCCGGCATCGGGGCGAAGACCGGCGTCAACTTCGGCGAGCACAAGAACCGGCTCGGCACGTACTTCCCGTCCAGCCACACGCTGCTCGACCGCTCGTTCCTGGCCACGCTCGACAGCCGACACATCAGCAACGGCCTGGCGGAGATCCTCAAGATCGGACTCATCAAGGACCTGCGCCTCTTCGAGCTGCTCGAGCAGCACGGTTCAGAGCTGATCGAGACACGCCTGCAGGCGGGCAACGCGCTGGACGCCGTCGCCGTCGAGGTCCTCGACCGCGCCATCCAGGGGATGCTCGAGGAACTGCAGCCCAACCTGTGGGAGCACAAGCTCGAGCGGCTCGTGGACTACGGGCACAGCTTCAGCCCGCTGATCGAGATGCGTGCCCTGCCCGAACTGCTGCACGGCGAGGCCGTGACCGTCGACATGGCGCTCACCACCTGCCTCGCCCGGCGACGCGGCCTGGTGAGCCGCCGGGACCAGGACCGGATCTTCGCGACCATGCGCGCCCTGCGCCTGCCGCTGTGGCACCCCGTGTGCGAGCCGGCGACTCTCATCGCGGCGCTGCGTGACACGGTCCGACACCGGGACGGTCTGCAGCGCATCCCGCTTCCCCTCGGCATTGGGCAGGCGTACTTCGCCAACGACGTCACCGACGACGAGATCGCCCAGGCCTGCGACGACGTGCGCGAGGAGGTGTGCCGAGCATGACCGAGCACTTCGTCTGGAGCACCATCGACACCCCGAGCGAGGTATACGGCG
This window of the Carbonactinospora thermoautotrophica genome carries:
- a CDS encoding sedoheptulose 7-phosphate cyclase, translating into MRNQLSAAASLASAAPRIGLHRSTGPSRAWEIRTVKPVTYTVRLVDDLFGLNSTDLVKAGQTRRVSRIRRFVVLDAEVDWYHGDRIRKYFDHHNVETRFCVIRVNEQLKTVDTLLDVCRQLDEFGINRRVEPIIAIGGGVLCDVVGLLASLYRRGTPYVRVPTTLVGLVDAGIGAKTGVNFGEHKNRLGTYFPSSHTLLDRSFLATLDSRHISNGLAEILKIGLIKDLRLFELLEQHGSELIETRLQAGNALDAVAVEVLDRAIQGMLEELQPNLWEHKLERLVDYGHSFSPLIEMRALPELLHGEAVTVDMALTTCLARRRGLVSRRDQDRIFATMRALRLPLWHPVCEPATLIAALRDTVRHRDGLQRIPLPLGIGQAYFANDVTDDEIAQACDDVREEVCRA
- a CDS encoding NADP-dependent oxidoreductase, which encodes MRAVQIERHGGPEVLHLRKIPDPAAGPGEILVRAEATSINPVDVKTRAGVDRPNPAIGFPMTLGWDLAGTVEAVGDGVTRFRPGDRVVAMSAQIATGLGTWADLVALPESLAAHAPETVPPVEAACLPLAGLTAVQALEPLRLKEGQRLLVIGAAGAVGGLAVQLAAASGVAVTGLVSRPGHVQAVLELGAEEATHEPERLPAGGFDAVLDTAGFAQPDAVADGGRYVSIVPGSLPGFDGRPVDARMNFVEQSGEQLGELARLVEAGDLRLRVAATLRIDQIRAAHELFERGGHLGKICLTF